A genomic region of Stenotrophomonas sp. NA06056 contains the following coding sequences:
- a CDS encoding serine hydrolase domain-containing protein has product MPSATLLFAQQGRRFLLRTVLAATSGMAIVIGISGQARAEATPAQLEQLVDSYAANRDFNGVVLVAQHGRVLYRGAYGLANREWQVPNVGEGVFRIGSLTKPVTAILVMQLVQENRLRLDGTLGEYLPALYAGTPAAAVTVARLLNHTSGVADLPRSYDDPWWQTQARLSLEPVDFAKAWIPGNLQSAPGTEWRYNNNGYFLLGLIIEKVTGASYEANLRSRVLDKAGMKDSGLYHANELIPRLATGYQTRPDLSLARPIPIDPSVSFSAAGLYSTVDDLLRLDQALQSDSLLTESSRRAMWTNHRSGYGYGWEVESWPLPAGGTYKVESHTGSVPGYQSYWLRAEQDQSVVIILDNYWQGETVVTLGKDLMAVLHGKPIALARKNLGDLLVPLALSQGVVGMTRAYDGLGATAGNYDTSEKALNSLGYRLLRMKRLPEAVTVFQWNASAHPESANVYDSLGEAYLANGQRDQAIGSYRKAATIAPEDMRLRGVLKELEGR; this is encoded by the coding sequence ATGCCCAGCGCCACCCTGCTGTTCGCGCAACAAGGAAGACGCTTTCTGTTGCGGACTGTGCTGGCAGCAACAAGCGGCATGGCGATAGTGATCGGCATTTCGGGACAGGCGAGGGCAGAGGCCACCCCCGCCCAGCTGGAACAGTTGGTGGACAGCTATGCAGCGAATCGCGACTTCAATGGCGTAGTGCTTGTCGCTCAGCACGGACGCGTCCTGTATCGCGGCGCCTACGGGCTGGCCAACCGCGAATGGCAGGTGCCGAATGTGGGCGAGGGTGTTTTTCGCATTGGCTCGCTGACCAAGCCGGTCACCGCGATCCTTGTCATGCAGTTGGTGCAGGAAAACAGGCTTCGGCTGGACGGAACGCTGGGCGAGTACCTGCCGGCACTCTATGCAGGTACGCCCGCCGCCGCGGTCACCGTGGCGCGACTGCTGAACCACACCTCCGGCGTTGCCGATCTGCCTCGCAGTTACGATGACCCGTGGTGGCAGACACAGGCGCGCCTCTCGCTGGAACCCGTTGACTTCGCGAAGGCGTGGATCCCCGGCAATCTGCAGAGCGCTCCGGGAACAGAGTGGCGCTACAACAACAACGGTTACTTCCTGCTGGGCCTGATCATCGAGAAGGTGACGGGCGCCAGCTACGAAGCCAACCTTCGAAGCCGGGTTCTGGACAAGGCAGGCATGAAGGACAGCGGGCTGTATCACGCAAACGAACTCATTCCACGTTTGGCGACAGGCTATCAAACCCGCCCCGACCTCAGTCTGGCTCGCCCCATTCCGATCGACCCGAGTGTCTCGTTCTCGGCGGCCGGCCTGTATTCCACCGTCGACGATCTGCTTCGCCTGGACCAGGCCCTGCAGAGCGATTCGCTGCTGACCGAGTCGTCGCGGCGGGCGATGTGGACCAACCATCGCTCGGGCTACGGGTACGGCTGGGAAGTGGAGAGCTGGCCCTTGCCGGCCGGAGGCACGTACAAGGTGGAGTCGCATACGGGCAGCGTTCCCGGCTATCAGAGCTACTGGCTTCGCGCCGAGCAGGACCAGTCGGTGGTGATCATCCTGGACAACTACTGGCAGGGCGAGACAGTGGTGACCTTGGGCAAGGATCTGATGGCAGTCCTGCACGGCAAACCGATTGCACTCGCCAGAAAGAACCTGGGCGACCTGCTGGTACCGCTGGCCCTGTCACAGGGCGTGGTCGGCATGACCCGAGCCTATGACGGGCTGGGCGCGACCGCCGGGAATTACGATACATCCGAGAAGGCGCTGAACTCGCTGGGCTATCGCCTGTTGAGAATGAAGCGCCTGCCGGAGGCCGTGACGGTTTTCCAATGGAATGCCAGCGCGCATCCGGAATCGGCCAATGTCTACGACAGTCTTGGCGAGGCCTATCTGGCGAATGGACAGCGCGATCAAGCGATAGGCAGTTACCGGAAAGCCGCCACGATTGCGCCGGAGGACATGCGCTTGCGCGGGGTTCTGAAGGAACTGGAAGGGAGATGA
- a CDS encoding LysR family transcriptional regulator encodes MLERIHLSIVQQVEQQGSLTAAAGVLNLTQSALSHSMKKLELQLGTDVWLREGRSLRLTQAGQYLLAVANRVLPQLDLAEERLGQFAQGERGALRIGMECHPCYQWLLKIVSPYLAAWPDVDVDVKQKFQFGGIGALFGYEIDLLVTPDPLLKPGLKFVPVFDYEQVLVVAKGHALARADYVKPRQLSQEILISYPVPFERLDIYNQFLLPAGITPRRHKAIETTDIMMQMVASGRGVAAMPRWLVEEYAERMDVVPVRLGAKGIPKQIYLGAREADTGIDYLQAFVELARHSSTSAGNLRGAG; translated from the coding sequence ATGTTGGAGCGGATCCATCTCAGCATCGTGCAGCAGGTCGAGCAGCAAGGCTCGCTGACCGCTGCGGCAGGCGTACTCAACCTGACCCAGTCGGCCCTGAGCCACAGCATGAAGAAGCTGGAGTTGCAGCTCGGCACCGATGTCTGGCTGCGCGAAGGCCGCAGCCTGCGCCTGACCCAGGCGGGCCAGTACCTGCTGGCGGTGGCCAACCGGGTACTGCCGCAGCTGGACCTGGCCGAGGAACGGCTGGGCCAGTTCGCGCAGGGCGAGCGCGGCGCGCTGCGCATCGGCATGGAATGCCACCCCTGTTACCAGTGGCTGCTGAAGATCGTCTCGCCCTATCTGGCCGCCTGGCCCGACGTCGATGTGGACGTCAAGCAGAAGTTCCAGTTCGGCGGAATTGGCGCCCTGTTCGGCTACGAGATCGACCTGCTGGTTACGCCCGACCCACTGCTGAAGCCGGGCCTGAAGTTCGTTCCCGTCTTCGACTACGAGCAGGTGCTGGTCGTGGCCAAAGGCCACGCCCTGGCAAGGGCGGACTACGTGAAGCCGCGCCAGCTCTCCCAGGAAATCCTGATCAGCTATCCGGTGCCGTTCGAGCGGCTGGACATCTACAACCAGTTCCTGCTGCCGGCCGGCATCACGCCCCGGCGCCACAAGGCCATCGAAACCACCGACATCATGATGCAGATGGTGGCGAGCGGACGCGGCGTGGCCGCCATGCCGCGCTGGCTGGTGGAGGAATATGCCGAGCGGATGGACGTGGTGCCGGTGCGCCTGGGTGCGAAAGGCATTCCCAAGCAGATCTATCTGGGTGCGCGCGAGGCGGATACCGGAATCGATTACCTGCAGGCGTTTGTCGAGTTGGCACGGCACAGCTCCACCAGTGCCGGCAACCTGCGCGGAGCCGGTTGA
- a CDS encoding nuclear transport factor 2 family protein — protein sequence MDTEVRQLEETLRVAMLSSDVATLDALIADALIFVGPSGEVFGKQDDLALHRSGRQKLSMAEWRSVDIVMHDQTAVALTTADLAGTFDGAAFSGRFRYCRFWGKKGGVWQVLGGSVLALPAAKEAIAQLP from the coding sequence ATGGACACTGAAGTACGGCAACTCGAAGAGACACTGCGTGTCGCGATGCTCAGCAGCGATGTGGCGACGCTGGACGCTCTGATTGCAGATGCCCTGATCTTTGTGGGCCCTTCGGGCGAGGTGTTCGGCAAGCAGGATGACCTGGCGCTGCATCGTTCAGGGCGGCAGAAACTGAGCATGGCCGAGTGGCGTTCGGTGGACATCGTCATGCATGATCAAACGGCGGTTGCCCTCACCACTGCAGATCTGGCCGGGACGTTCGACGGCGCAGCCTTTTCCGGGCGCTTCAGGTACTGCCGCTTCTGGGGGAAGAAAGGCGGAGTCTGGCAGGTACTGGGCGGCTCCGTTCTCGCACTGCCTGCGGCGAAGGAGGCAATCGCCCAGCTCCCGTAA
- a CDS encoding trypsin-like serine protease, translating into MNRWLFLALSVFPFAAGAVVIRDDVEDASYRIDGSAFPALADMPGEGHGVLIAPRWVVTAAHAAPMEGMGARITINGNAYDVERVVLHPGYRRMPAALGQEALATGNPSRIHAFLATSDDIALIRLATPVNDVGPVPLYRGAAEVTQIAALIGKGATGNGAVGQLPDAPHRTSLRRAYNAITGGNERYLWYRFDPPPQGLPLEGVLGNGDSGGPLVVNDHGTWQLVGLGSWITAVPEHALEAGFYGQVVHNVRVSRYIDWIENVVRTNGDAAR; encoded by the coding sequence ATGAACCGTTGGCTCTTTCTGGCACTTTCCGTATTTCCGTTCGCAGCCGGGGCCGTCGTCATCCGCGATGACGTTGAGGATGCCAGCTATCGAATCGATGGATCCGCTTTCCCGGCACTGGCGGACATGCCCGGCGAGGGGCACGGCGTACTCATCGCCCCACGCTGGGTGGTGACCGCAGCGCATGCCGCACCGATGGAGGGGATGGGCGCAAGGATCACCATCAATGGAAATGCGTACGACGTTGAACGTGTCGTCCTGCATCCCGGTTACCGGAGGATGCCCGCGGCATTGGGCCAAGAGGCCTTGGCGACGGGGAATCCCTCCCGGATCCATGCCTTTCTGGCGACGTCGGATGACATCGCGCTGATCAGGCTTGCAACGCCAGTGAACGATGTCGGGCCGGTGCCGCTCTATCGGGGTGCAGCGGAGGTCACGCAGATTGCTGCGTTGATAGGCAAGGGCGCTACTGGCAATGGTGCGGTTGGTCAGTTGCCGGATGCGCCGCACCGCACGTCCCTGCGTCGGGCCTACAACGCAATTACCGGGGGCAACGAACGTTATCTCTGGTATCGGTTCGATCCGCCGCCGCAGGGGCTGCCTCTTGAAGGGGTGCTGGGCAACGGTGACAGTGGTGGTCCGCTTGTGGTCAACGACCATGGAACCTGGCAGCTGGTGGGCCTCGGCTCCTGGATCACTGCTGTTCCTGAACATGCGCTTGAAGCAGGATTCTACGGCCAGGTTGTCCATAACGTCCGTGTATCCCGTTACATCGATTGGATCGAGAACGTAGTGCGTACGAACGGTGATGCGGCACGCTGA
- a CDS encoding chloride channel protein gives MFDLQQLRARLSAMVLAEGWRRRAALWSGAVAVALVAIVFAKASDAAFHVFQRVIAHSPWWALLLTPGIFALLAWLTAGALKPTRGSGIPQVIASLEQPDPEFRQVNLSPAVSAGKLLLTSLSLLGGASVGREGPTVHVGASLMYLFGRWFGFKDPRELSHFLLAGGAAGIAAAFNTPLAGIVFAIEELSGRFEHRFSGTLLTAVIVVGVVSLGLLGNYTYFGHVSALLPLGQAWGAIVLCGVVAGLLGGLFARVVLLTMSGHPRWLGTIKRDHPVLLAAACGLIVVVLALIFGDGAFGTGYEQARSLVQGQAIVGHEFGLMKLLANLASYVAGIPGGLFSPALAVGAGLGHNLAVLMPAVDPKAFVLLGMCAYLTGVTQAPLTSAVISLELTDSGDLLLPILATVLIARGMSGMVCRVPIYRGLAEQLLAGSSGAGQRRDH, from the coding sequence ATGTTCGATCTTCAACAACTCCGCGCACGCCTGTCAGCGATGGTGCTGGCCGAAGGATGGCGTCGTCGCGCGGCATTGTGGAGCGGCGCGGTGGCAGTGGCGCTGGTGGCCATCGTGTTCGCCAAGGCCAGCGATGCGGCGTTCCACGTGTTCCAGCGGGTTATTGCACATTCCCCTTGGTGGGCATTGCTGCTTACCCCGGGCATCTTCGCGCTGCTGGCGTGGCTGACCGCAGGAGCGCTCAAGCCCACACGCGGCAGCGGCATCCCGCAGGTCATCGCATCGCTGGAACAGCCGGACCCGGAGTTCCGACAGGTCAACCTCTCGCCTGCGGTTTCGGCGGGCAAACTGCTGCTGACCTCGCTGTCCCTGCTTGGCGGCGCATCGGTTGGCCGCGAAGGCCCCACCGTACACGTGGGTGCCAGCCTGATGTACCTGTTCGGGCGCTGGTTCGGGTTCAAAGACCCGCGCGAGCTGTCGCACTTCCTGCTGGCAGGTGGAGCGGCCGGCATCGCGGCCGCTTTCAATACACCACTGGCGGGCATCGTGTTCGCCATTGAGGAGCTGAGCGGTCGGTTCGAGCACCGCTTCTCCGGCACCTTGCTCACGGCGGTAATAGTGGTCGGCGTGGTGTCGCTGGGCCTGCTGGGCAACTACACCTATTTCGGGCACGTCTCGGCGCTGCTGCCGCTGGGGCAGGCATGGGGCGCCATCGTGTTGTGTGGCGTGGTCGCCGGTCTGCTGGGCGGACTGTTCGCGCGTGTCGTGCTGCTGACCATGTCCGGCCATCCGCGCTGGCTGGGCACGATCAAGCGGGACCATCCCGTGCTGCTTGCCGCCGCCTGTGGGTTGATCGTGGTGGTGCTGGCATTGATCTTCGGCGACGGTGCGTTCGGCACGGGCTACGAGCAGGCGCGCAGTCTGGTGCAGGGCCAGGCAATCGTCGGTCACGAATTCGGCCTGATGAAGCTGCTCGCCAACCTGGCGTCGTACGTCGCGGGCATCCCGGGTGGCCTGTTCTCACCGGCATTGGCCGTAGGGGCAGGGCTGGGACACAACCTTGCGGTACTGATGCCGGCGGTGGACCCCAAAGCCTTCGTGCTGCTGGGCATGTGCGCCTACCTGACAGGCGTAACCCAGGCACCGTTGACCTCGGCCGTGATCTCGCTGGAGCTGACCGACAGCGGCGACCTGCTGTTGCCGATCCTGGCCACTGTGCTGATCGCTCGGGGTATGTCCGGCATGGTCTGCCGGGTGCCGATCTATCGCGGTCTGGCCGAACAGCTGCTGGCTGGCAGTTCCGGTGCTGGCCAGCGCCGAGACCATTGA
- a CDS encoding serine hydrolase domain-containing protein, with protein sequence MSAALIAAGCVSEKVATKDLGADIDEVAATLIQQPLLHSASIGVVYRGKEFIRHRGDMESGKPGLPTDATLYEIGSLSKTLAGTLMANAVLEHKVSLDDDVRQYLQGNYPNLQYQGEPIRIRHLLSHTSGLPNMLPERANTVLADFTDHRTPGELNAIYAHYGKADFLKDLHAVEMGQAPGKDYAYSSAGTELVAHILETVYTSDYESLLRRFFGDSAAMTGPRIRLSDAEVPLLAVGYHSDNPAPTTPMPQLPWGASGNVKATVPEMVKYLRFQLANGPVIKESHRPLVKFDSEFSIGYFWNIVAGDRLKGVYYAHHGGVPRSQCYIYIVPKYDLGIFVITNQSGDQTARAMETAIDTLVEKIAAREAIAGAEASR encoded by the coding sequence GTGTCTGCCGCGCTGATCGCCGCAGGCTGCGTCAGCGAGAAGGTCGCAACAAAGGATCTGGGGGCCGACATCGATGAGGTCGCCGCGACGCTTATCCAGCAGCCGTTGCTGCATTCGGCCTCCATCGGCGTCGTGTACCGGGGCAAGGAGTTCATCCGTCATCGCGGCGACATGGAAAGCGGCAAGCCAGGCCTGCCGACCGATGCCACGCTCTACGAGATCGGGTCGCTGAGCAAGACCCTGGCCGGCACCCTGATGGCCAATGCCGTCCTGGAACACAAGGTGAGTCTGGACGACGATGTTCGACAGTATCTGCAGGGGAACTATCCGAACCTGCAGTACCAGGGAGAGCCCATCCGCATCCGCCACCTGCTGTCGCACACCAGTGGCCTGCCGAACATGTTGCCCGAGCGCGCGAACACGGTGCTGGCGGACTTCACCGATCATCGTACGCCCGGCGAACTCAACGCCATCTACGCGCACTATGGCAAGGCTGATTTCTTGAAGGATCTGCACGCCGTCGAGATGGGTCAGGCGCCCGGCAAGGACTACGCCTACTCCAGTGCCGGAACGGAACTGGTGGCCCATATCCTGGAAACCGTCTACACCAGCGACTACGAGTCATTGCTGCGCCGGTTCTTTGGCGATTCCGCGGCGATGACGGGGCCGAGAATCAGGCTCAGCGATGCCGAAGTTCCCCTGCTTGCGGTCGGCTATCACAGCGACAACCCGGCACCGACCACGCCGATGCCTCAGCTACCGTGGGGCGCATCCGGGAACGTGAAGGCGACCGTCCCGGAGATGGTGAAGTACCTCAGGTTCCAGCTGGCCAATGGGCCCGTGATAAAGGAATCGCACCGGCCCTTGGTCAAGTTCGATTCCGAGTTCAGCATCGGCTACTTCTGGAACATCGTCGCCGGTGATCGGTTGAAGGGCGTCTACTACGCCCATCACGGTGGCGTGCCGCGTTCGCAGTGCTACATCTACATCGTGCCCAAGTATGATCTTGGCATCTTCGTCATCACCAACCAGAGTGGCGACCAGACGGCACGCGCCATGGAGACGGCAATCGATACGCTGGTCGAGAAGATCGCCGCGCGGGAGGCTATCGCTGGTGCTGAAGCTTCCCGATAG
- a CDS encoding methylenetetrahydrofolate reductase, producing MVPADRAQRAQAFISAFSLEVSAKAMSALRAEASRVAPGTTISIPYLPSEDDTARLAAVRTARELGFEPMPHLSARRIGSREALERFIDRAVIDAGVERCLLIAGDLSTPAGPFADSTSIIESGVLQRAGIKVVGVGGHPQGHPVMAGADRWRVLERKCQRIEEQGMAPLIITQFAFDADIVLTWLNELRVRGIPHPVLVGIPGPASIARLVRYAAMCGVAASTSMLSRYGISIGRLLGTAGPDVFVNRLVDGLTEAHGLVSPHVFAFGGIAQWMDWAEHYCRGVET from the coding sequence ATGGTCCCTGCTGACCGCGCGCAGCGGGCGCAGGCCTTCATCAGCGCCTTTTCGTTGGAGGTCAGCGCCAAGGCCATGTCTGCACTGCGCGCCGAGGCGTCCCGCGTGGCACCGGGGACGACGATCTCCATTCCCTACCTGCCAAGCGAGGACGACACGGCGCGACTGGCAGCAGTACGAACGGCGCGGGAGCTGGGTTTCGAGCCGATGCCGCACCTTTCCGCACGCCGCATCGGCTCGCGGGAGGCGCTTGAGCGCTTCATCGACCGGGCTGTCATCGACGCCGGCGTCGAACGCTGTCTACTGATCGCGGGGGATCTTTCCACGCCTGCCGGGCCGTTTGCCGACAGTACATCGATCATCGAGAGCGGCGTTCTCCAGCGCGCCGGGATCAAGGTCGTGGGTGTGGGCGGGCATCCGCAGGGCCATCCGGTGATGGCTGGCGCCGATCGGTGGCGCGTACTTGAACGCAAGTGCCAGCGCATAGAAGAGCAAGGCATGGCGCCGCTGATCATCACCCAGTTCGCGTTCGATGCCGATATCGTTCTGACCTGGTTGAATGAGCTGCGCGTTCGTGGCATTCCCCATCCAGTGCTGGTCGGTATTCCCGGCCCCGCCAGCATTGCGCGGCTTGTGCGCTATGCAGCGATGTGCGGCGTGGCTGCAAGCACCTCCATGCTGTCCCGCTACGGCATCTCGATCGGCCGCCTGCTGGGAACGGCCGGGCCGGATGTGTTCGTGAATCGCCTGGTTGACGGGTTGACCGAAGCCCATGGGCTGGTCAGCCCGCATGTGTTTGCCTTTGGCGGTATCGCCCAATGGATGGATTGGGCGGAGCACTACTGCAGGGGCGTAGAGACCTGA
- a CDS encoding carboxymuconolactone decarboxylase family protein: MTARRTSPAQSALLGAALSVAAPFAGAAEAATQQITRAGTQLSVAGPAETFVGKVRVDPLFPADKEVQASSAYVSFEPGARSAWHTHPAGQRLVVTSGVGLTQEWGKPVQQIHAGDVVVCPAGVKHWHGAAPHSAMTHLAVTGVADGKSVAWLEQVSDDQYRQAAASIDTAVAGPLSPRQQAIPLIAAAVASSDMPQLNAALGRGLDAGLTLSEAKEVLVQLYAYAGFPKSLNALGELMNVVREREAKGIATALGQSPTGKTPVGDALRAVGTANQTRISGAPVTGPVMDFAPVINQFLQTHLFGDIFERDNLDWQSRELATVGALAAMPGVEAQLRSHMAASQRVGLSRAQLQHLAQLLAHNGYPAASARAVQALEQTPAPSP; the protein is encoded by the coding sequence ATGACCGCGCGCCGCACATCACCCGCGCAGTCCGCGCTGCTGGGCGCTGCATTGAGTGTGGCGGCACCGTTCGCTGGTGCCGCCGAAGCGGCCACGCAGCAGATCACCCGGGCGGGAACGCAGTTGTCCGTTGCCGGCCCAGCAGAGACCTTCGTGGGCAAGGTACGGGTGGATCCACTGTTCCCGGCGGACAAGGAGGTGCAGGCCTCTTCGGCGTACGTCAGCTTCGAACCGGGCGCGCGTTCTGCCTGGCACACGCACCCCGCCGGTCAGCGCTTGGTGGTTACCTCCGGCGTTGGGCTGACCCAGGAATGGGGCAAGCCGGTGCAGCAGATACACGCTGGAGATGTGGTGGTGTGTCCGGCCGGGGTCAAGCATTGGCACGGTGCCGCGCCCCACAGTGCAATGACACACCTTGCGGTGACCGGGGTGGCAGACGGTAAATCCGTGGCCTGGCTTGAGCAGGTCAGCGATGACCAGTATCGCCAAGCGGCAGCAAGCATCGATACCGCCGTTGCCGGGCCACTATCGCCCAGGCAGCAGGCAATCCCGCTGATCGCAGCGGCGGTGGCCAGCAGTGACATGCCTCAGCTCAATGCCGCGCTGGGCCGTGGACTGGATGCCGGACTGACCCTGAGCGAGGCAAAGGAAGTGCTCGTACAGCTGTATGCCTATGCAGGGTTCCCCAAGAGCCTCAACGCCCTGGGCGAACTGATGAACGTGGTACGCGAGCGTGAGGCGAAGGGCATCGCCACCGCGCTTGGGCAGTCGCCCACTGGCAAGACTCCCGTAGGCGATGCGCTGCGCGCTGTGGGTACTGCCAACCAGACCCGGATCTCCGGCGCCCCGGTGACCGGGCCGGTGATGGATTTCGCGCCCGTCATCAACCAGTTCCTGCAGACGCACCTGTTCGGCGACATCTTCGAGCGCGACAACCTGGACTGGCAGAGCCGCGAACTCGCCACGGTGGGTGCATTGGCCGCCATGCCCGGCGTGGAGGCGCAGTTGCGGTCGCACATGGCAGCAAGCCAGCGCGTCGGCCTCAGCCGTGCACAGTTGCAGCACCTGGCCCAGCTGCTGGCCCACAACGGTTACCCGGCCGCATCTGCCCGCGCAGTGCAGGCGCTGGAACAGACTCCGGCACCATCGCCCTGA
- a CDS encoding alpha/beta fold hydrolase produces the protein MQTRTRLRTLVVGFPFALIWIAASLCSTAAMANEPLQIESQGSFLAGGTTKTESGTFDPLKPATPAGQSYHGDHVYAFYQKPVNARPLPIVMWHGAGQSSKSWETTADGREGFQNLFLRRRFTTYLIDQPRRGKAGRSMVESTLKPVTDDQMWFNQFRIGRWPEYFDGSQFPKGEGALDQFFRSVTPNTGPFDLDVVSDGVAALLQETGPAILFTHSQAGGPGWLTAIKSPNVRAIVAFEPGSSFVFAKDDAPAPIPSAFDTVAPAVVSPGDFKALTRIPILVLYGDNIPGKPVDLPAQDSWRARLEMARAWRDAVNRQGGDVTLIHLPDMGIRGNSHFPFSDLNNVQIADLVGDFLQKKHLDR, from the coding sequence ATGCAGACCCGCACCCGCCTCCGCACTCTGGTAGTTGGCTTCCCCTTCGCACTGATCTGGATCGCGGCGTCCCTCTGTTCCACGGCTGCCATGGCCAACGAGCCACTGCAGATCGAATCGCAAGGAAGCTTCCTCGCGGGCGGCACGACAAAGACAGAATCTGGCACGTTCGATCCGCTGAAGCCCGCCACTCCGGCCGGCCAGAGCTACCACGGTGACCACGTCTACGCCTTCTACCAGAAGCCGGTGAATGCGCGTCCGCTGCCGATCGTGATGTGGCACGGCGCGGGGCAGTCATCGAAGAGCTGGGAAACCACTGCCGATGGCCGCGAGGGCTTCCAGAATCTCTTCCTGCGTCGCCGCTTCACGACCTACCTGATCGATCAGCCCAGGCGTGGCAAAGCCGGGCGGAGCATGGTCGAGTCCACGCTGAAGCCGGTGACAGACGACCAGATGTGGTTCAACCAGTTTCGGATTGGACGCTGGCCGGAGTACTTCGACGGCAGCCAATTCCCGAAAGGCGAGGGCGCGCTTGACCAGTTCTTCCGTTCGGTCACGCCGAACACGGGCCCGTTCGACCTGGACGTGGTCTCCGATGGCGTCGCGGCGCTACTGCAGGAGACAGGGCCTGCAATCCTGTTCACCCATTCGCAGGCAGGCGGGCCCGGATGGTTGACGGCGATAAAGAGTCCAAATGTGCGCGCCATCGTGGCTTTCGAGCCAGGCAGCAGTTTCGTGTTCGCCAAGGACGATGCGCCGGCCCCCATCCCCAGCGCGTTCGATACGGTCGCACCCGCCGTGGTCTCGCCCGGGGACTTCAAGGCGCTGACGCGGATTCCCATTCTGGTGCTGTACGGCGACAACATCCCCGGGAAGCCCGTTGACCTCCCCGCACAGGACAGTTGGCGGGCACGCTTGGAAATGGCGCGTGCCTGGCGCGACGCCGTCAATCGACAAGGGGGAGACGTAACCCTGATCCATCTGCCGGACATGGGCATCCGTGGCAACAGCCACTTCCCGTTCTCGGACCTCAACAACGTGCAGATCGCCGATCTGGTGGGCGATTTCCTGCAGAAGAAGCATCTGGACCGTTGA
- a CDS encoding alpha/beta hydrolase — protein MKHIVHATLLAISLGLAAGSASAADYRLNPFKLAYEGAITRNVPSEVNIHSVSYPLNGIEIAANFYTPANFDASRKYPTIVVAHPNGGVKEQVAGLYAQRLAEQGYIAITADAAYQGASGGQPRNVDMPSHRIEDIHGMADFISRFPWVDSTRLGLLGICGGGGYSLAAAQTDKRFKAVATISMFNSGRVRRNGYADSQLDTVQQRLQQASQARAQQAAGGDVLYSGDANLTDAQIAKLPFDLYRQGYEYYGKTHAHPNSTFRYTTSSLLELMRWDATDQIELINQPLLMIAGSKADSRYVSRDAFAKATGTTDKQLVLLDGATHIETYWVPKYVDTAVASLTAFYTRTLAP, from the coding sequence ATGAAGCACATCGTGCACGCCACGCTGTTGGCGATATCGCTTGGCTTGGCGGCAGGCAGCGCCTCCGCCGCCGACTACAGGCTCAATCCGTTCAAACTGGCCTACGAAGGTGCGATCACCCGCAACGTGCCCAGCGAAGTCAACATCCATTCGGTGTCCTATCCGCTGAATGGAATCGAGATTGCGGCCAACTTCTACACGCCCGCCAACTTTGACGCCTCGCGGAAATACCCGACCATCGTGGTGGCCCATCCCAACGGCGGGGTGAAAGAGCAGGTCGCCGGCCTGTACGCGCAGCGTCTGGCCGAACAAGGCTATATCGCCATTACCGCCGATGCGGCCTACCAGGGTGCGAGCGGCGGCCAGCCGCGCAACGTGGACATGCCGTCCCACCGCATCGAAGACATCCACGGCATGGCGGACTTCATCAGTCGATTCCCCTGGGTCGACAGCACGCGCCTGGGCCTGCTGGGCATCTGTGGCGGCGGCGGTTACTCGCTGGCGGCTGCGCAGACCGACAAGCGGTTCAAGGCCGTAGCCACGATCAGCATGTTCAACTCCGGCCGCGTACGGCGCAATGGCTATGCCGACTCGCAGCTGGACACCGTCCAGCAGCGCCTGCAACAGGCTTCGCAGGCGCGCGCACAGCAGGCCGCCGGCGGCGACGTGCTGTACTCCGGCGATGCCAACCTCACCGACGCGCAGATTGCCAAGCTCCCCTTCGATCTCTATCGGCAGGGTTACGAGTACTACGGGAAGACCCACGCCCATCCCAATTCCACCTTCCGCTACACCACCAGCAGCCTGCTGGAACTGATGCGATGGGATGCCACCGACCAGATCGAACTGATCAACCAGCCGCTGCTGATGATTGCCGGTAGCAAGGCCGACAGCCGGTACGTGAGCCGGGACGCCTTCGCCAAGGCGACCGGCACCACCGACAAGCAGCTGGTGCTGCTGGACGGCGCCACACATATCGAGACCTACTGGGTGCCGAAGTACGTGGATACCGCCGTCGCCTCGCTGACAGCCTTCTATACACGGACGCTGGCGCCATGA